AATGAAGGAGCTTCTCGACGCAATTGTCAAGAGGGCGGATTCCCCCGATAAAGAGACAGGTGAGTTTAAGCTCGACTACGGCCGTGAAATCGAAAAGGAGATAGGCCAGTTGGTTTCGATGATCAAGGTTAACGGCACGCGGCCGGAAGGATACAATGCCCGCTGGCTGGCCATCAAGCTCCTCGAGAACGACGGGGACGTGCGATCGATTATCGACTCGAAGGAAGTCCTCGACCAGGTAGACAAGAGCGTCTCTCGAATCAAGAAATTCATCGGGGATCACCCCGAGACCGACATCGCGGGGAGCAGGTACGGGTTCATCTCCGGCGCGTGCCAGGAGGCGGTGCGCTCCACCATCGAGATCCGCCACACGATGTCGGACAGGATAGACACGGTCGTGGTAAACCGACTCCTCGGGATTCCGATATTTTTTGGCCTGATGTATCTCGTCTTTCAGCTCACCTTTACCCTCGGTGATCCCTTCATGGGTTGGATCGATGGATTTTTCGGCTGGCTTTCCGATGTGGTCGTGGGATGGTGGCCGGCGGGCTCCGAGAGCGTCTTGAAATCGCTTCTCGTGGACGGGATCATCGGGGGCGTCGGCGGCGTGCTGGTCTTTCTCCCGAATATCCTGCTTCTCTTTCTGGCTATAGCGATATTAGAGGACTCCGGCTACATGGCCAGGGCCGCGTTCATCATGGACCGGCTGATGAACAAGATCGGGCTTCACGGCAAAAGCTTCATCCCGCTTCTCATCGGATTCGGATGTACGATTCCGGCGATAATGGCGACCCGGACCATAGAGAACCGCCGCGACCGGCTGACCACGATGCTCGTGGCCCCCCTGATGAGCTGCGGCGCAAGGCTTCCGATCTACGCCCTTATCATCCCCGCCTTCTTCCCGCAGGTCTGGCACGCCCCGATGCTCTGGATCATCTACGTCACAGGCGTCCTTTTGGCAATCGTCAGCGCGAAGATACTCAGGAGCACGCTATTTAAGGGGGAATCGGCGCCGTTCGTGATGGAGCTCCCGCCCTACCGGATGCCCACGATAAAGGGCGTTCTGATTCACATGTGGGAGAGGGCCTGGCTCTACCTGAAAAAGGCGGGCACCATAATCCTCGGCATCTCGATAATCCTCTGGGCCATGACCACGTTTCCAGGACTCAATGAGAGTGGAGTAGCCCGCTTCGAGGAGGAGCGCCTCGCGGTCGAGGCAGGAGATGCGACCGAAGAGGAGAAGTCTGAGCTTCTGAGGACAATCGACAACGAGGAGGCGGAGACCTCGCTGCGCTACAGCATCGCGGGCCGAATAGGACACGGCATGGAGCCTTTCCTGAAGCCTATGGGCTTTGACTGGAAGATCGGAACGGCCCTTATCGGCGCCTTCGCCGCAAAGGAGGTCTTCGTGGCCCAGATGGGGATCGTCTATTCGATAGGGGAGGCGGATGAGGAATCCGAAACGCTGAGGGAAAAACTGCAGGGCAACTACAATCCACTGATCGGTTTCTGCATCATGCTGTTTTGCCTCGTCAGCGCGCCTTGCATGGCCACGATCGCCATCACCAAAAGGGAGGCCAACTCCTGGAAGTGGGCCCTGTTCCAGCTCGCCGCATTGACGGTTCTCGCCTATCTTGTGACCGTGATCGTCTACCAGTTCGGAATTTTGTTCGGCATCGGGGTTGGATAGGAGACGTCCAATGATTGAGAGCATAGCTGTTTTTGTCGTTGCAACCGTTGGCAATCTCCGGAAAGGCCTTTGAAAGATAGATCGCATCATCGGACATCTCTTTGATAATTAGTTTGCGGCCGTGCCTTTGAAGAGCGACGTTATGTTAGGGTATCTATCGTC
This region of Candidatus Zymogenus saltonus genomic DNA includes:
- the feoB gene encoding ferrous iron transport protein B; amino-acid sequence: MKRKITVALVGNPNSGKTTIFNNLTGARQHVGNYPGVTVESKDGSRRYGDVEMQIVDLPGTYSLTAYSADELVARNYIIHEKPDVIVDVVDSSNLERNLYLAVQLMELGAPLVLAFNMSDQARARGHEIDVEKLSGLLGLQIVNTVGHKGKGMKELLDAIVKRADSPDKETGEFKLDYGREIEKEIGQLVSMIKVNGTRPEGYNARWLAIKLLENDGDVRSIIDSKEVLDQVDKSVSRIKKFIGDHPETDIAGSRYGFISGACQEAVRSTIEIRHTMSDRIDTVVVNRLLGIPIFFGLMYLVFQLTFTLGDPFMGWIDGFFGWLSDVVVGWWPAGSESVLKSLLVDGIIGGVGGVLVFLPNILLLFLAIAILEDSGYMARAAFIMDRLMNKIGLHGKSFIPLLIGFGCTIPAIMATRTIENRRDRLTTMLVAPLMSCGARLPIYALIIPAFFPQVWHAPMLWIIYVTGVLLAIVSAKILRSTLFKGESAPFVMELPPYRMPTIKGVLIHMWERAWLYLKKAGTIILGISIILWAMTTFPGLNESGVARFEEERLAVEAGDATEEEKSELLRTIDNEEAETSLRYSIAGRIGHGMEPFLKPMGFDWKIGTALIGAFAAKEVFVAQMGIVYSIGEADEESETLREKLQGNYNPLIGFCIMLFCLVSAPCMATIAITKREANSWKWALFQLAALTVLAYLVTVIVYQFGILFGIGVG